The Spiribacter roseus genome includes the window CCCGGCGCAGCTGTTCGATCGCCCCGGCGGCGGTGAGAACGCCATCCTCGTGCAGGTGGACGACGGCGTGGTCGACGCCGACGAGGCGCTGCGCGAGTTCGAGGCCCTGGCCGCTTCCGCCGGTGCCGTTGTGGTGGCCCGACAGACCGGGCGGCGCCGCAGGCCCGACCCGCGCACCTATCTGGGCGGCGGCAAGGTTGATGAACTGCGCGAGGCCATGCAGGCGCATGGCGCCGATCTGGTATTGATCAATCACGCCCTGTCACCGGTGCAGGAGCGCAACCTTGAGCATGCCCTGCAGTGCCGGGTGCTGGACCGGACTGGGTTGATCCTGGACATCTTCGCGCAGCGCGCCCGCTCGCATGAGGGCAAGCTGCAGGTCGAGCTCGCCCAGTTGCGGCACCTGGCCAGCCGGCTGGTGCGCGGCTGGTCGCATCTCGAGCGCCAGAAGGGCGGCATCGGCCTGCGGGGCCCGGGTGAGACGCAGCTCGAACTCGACCGGCGGATGCTGGGGACCCGCATCCGACAGCTTGAAAAGCGTCTGGCGCGCGTTCGTCAGCAGCGCGACCAGGGCCGCAAGGCGCGCCGCCAGCAGGATCTGCCCGCGGTTTCGCTGGTGGGCTACACCAACGCCGGTAAATCGACGCTGTTCAACCGCGTCGCCGCGTCCGGCGTCTACGCCGCGGATCAGTTGTTCGCGACGCTGGACACCACCCTCCGGCGCATTGAGCTGCCCGGTGGCGAGGCGGCGGTCATCGCCGATACAGTGGGGTTCATCCGCGATCTGCCGCCGCAGCTCGTCGCGGCGTTCCGGTCCACGCTCGAGGAGGTGGTCGAGGCCGAGCTGCTGGTGCACATCATTGATGCCGCTGATCCCATCCGCGAGGAAAACGCCCGCGAAGTCGAGTCGGTGCTCGAGGCGCTGGGCGCCGATGAAGTGCCTCAGCTGCGGGTCTACAACAAGATCGATGCGCGGGGCGTGGCGCCACGCATTGATCGCGATGACGACGGTCGGCCGGTGGCGGTCTGGCTGTCGGCGGCCACCGGCGCCGGGCTGGACCTTTTCCACGCCGCCATCGCCGAGCGGGTCAGCGCCGAGCAGGCCCGCGGCCTGATCCGGCTCAGCCCCGCGGAAGGTCGCCTGCGGGCGCGCTTCTATGCGCTCGGTGACGTGCTCGATGAGCGCATCACCGAGCAGGGGGCCATCGAACTAGTGGTGGAACTGCCGGCGCGGGCGCTGGCACGGCTCCACCGACATGAGGGCCTGACGGCGGAACTCGTCCCGCTCACCGATGCCAACTTGCCCGCGGGCGCAGTGGCTCATTAGAATCCCCGGTCTGGTGCGACGCACAGCGCCGGCCGATCATTACTGGAGAACATTCATGGCCTGGAACGAACCCGGCGGTAACAACCGCGATCCCTGGAGCAGTGGCGGGGGCAATCGCGGCGGCAATCAGGGACCGCCCGACCTCGACGAGGCAATCCGCAAAGCCAAGCAGCGCCTCGAGGGACTGTTCGGTAAAAAGACCGGCGGGGGCCGTGGTTCCGGCGGCAGTGATGGCGGCCGCGGTAGCGGTGGCCCCGGTCTGCCAAGTGCCAAGGGCATCGGCATCATCGTGGCCGTCCTCGTGGGTGTCTGGCTCCTGTCCGGAATCTACATCGTCGATCAGGGAACCCGCGGCGTCGTGACCCGTTTCGGGGCCTATCAGGAAACGGCGGGTCCGGGGCCGCACTGGCATTGGCCGTACCCGATCAGCGCGGTGCAGACCGTGGATGTCTCGCAGCGCCGGCGGGTGACCATCGGCTATCAGGCCGTGGCGGCGCAGCAGACGCGGCCCGTGCTCTCTGAAGCCCTGATGCTCACCGAAGATGAGAATATCGTGAACGTGCAGCTGGCGGTTCAGTACACCATCTCGGATGCGGCGGACTTCATCTTCAATTTCGTGCAGCCCGAGGCGACGCTCAAGAGCGTGACCGAGAGCGCCCTGCGCGAGATCGTCGGCAAGCGCAACATGGACTTCGTCATCACTGAAGGACGGACCGAGGTGGCCCAGCAGACCCGTGAGCTGGTGGTCGAGACCATGGAGGGCTATAACACCGGCATCAACGTGGTCGAGGTGGTGATTCAGGATGCGCAGCCGCCGGAGCAGGTCCAGCCCGCCTTCGAGGATGCCATCAAGGCGCGTGAGGACCGCGAGCGGCTGATCAATCAGGCCGAGGCCTACCGCAACGAGGTCATTCCCCGGGCGCAGGGTCAGGCGGCCCGCCTGACGGAGGAAGCCCAGGGTTACACGGCCCGGATCGTCCAGAATGCCCGCGGTGACGCGAGCCGCTTCAGCCAGCAGCAGCAGGCCTATGCCCAGGCACCGCGGGTCACCCGTGATCGCCTGTACATCGACACCATGGAGCGGGTGCTGGGTAACACCGGCAAGGTGCTGATCGACAATGAGTCGAGCCAGCAGCTGATGTATCTGCCGCTCGACCGGATGATGCGCTCCGGTGGTCCCTCAGCGAGCAATTCAGGCGACACCGCCGGTTCGTCCATGAACAACACCGTCTCGAGCAATAGCAGCTCGAGCGGCTCACAGAGCAGCAGCGCATCGAGCGGTTCGCTGCGGATGCGGGAGACACGCTAATGAATCGCCTGAGTGCAATCGTGGCGGCGGTAGTCCTGCTGCTGGTCATTGGAATCACCTTCGGGACGTTCACCGTCAAGGAAACCGAGCGGGCACTGAAGTTTCGACTGGGTGAGGTCGTTCGGACCGACTTCGAGCCTGGCCTGTACTTCCAGATTCCGTTCGTGAACAACGTCCGCAAGGTGGATGCCCGCGTCCAGACGCTGGACGAAAGCCCGCAGCGCTTTCTGACCAGCGAGCAGAAGAACCTGATCGTGGATACGTTCGTGAAATGGCGGGTGGAAGACGTCGAGCAGTACTACATCACGGTGCGGGCCAGCCCGCGTGAGGCCAACCTGCGGCTGTCGGAAATCGTCCGTGACGGGCTGCGGGCCGAATTCGGCAAGCGCACGGTCCAGGAGGTCATCTCCGGGGACCGGGCCGAGATCATGAATCTGCTCACCGACGCGGCCAGTCAGGCCGGTAATTCACTGGGCGTGAGCGTTCTTGACGTCCGGCTGCAGCGTGTGGACCTGCCCGAGGGCGTGAGCGAGTCGGTGTTCAACCGCATGGTCGCCGCCCGTGAACAGGTCGCGCGCCAGTTCCGGGCCGAGGGCCAGGAAGAGGCCGAGCGGATCCGTTCGGCGGCCGACCGTCGCCGCGAGGAAATCCTCGCCGAGGCACGGCGTGAGGCCGAGGAGGTGCGCGGTGCCGCGGACGCCGATGCGACGCGGATCTACGCCGACGCCTATGAGGCCGACGAGGAGTTCTACCGCTTCTACCGCAGCCTCCGCGCCTACGAGAACACCTTCAACGACGACACCGACATGCTGGTGCTGTCGCCTGATTCGGAGTTCTTCCGGTACTTTGATCAGCTCGACTCGTTAACGACCTCGCCCTGATCGACGCGCCCGACCATGCAGGATCTTCTCACCGCAGTGGCGCTGCTTCTGATTTTCGAGGGGATCCTGCCCTTTCTCAGCCCCCGCAATCTGCGGCGGGCGCTCTTCTCTATCGTCCAGCAAAATGATAAAAGCCTTCGGCTGACCGGCGTGGCATCAATGCTGGCCGGTATCCTGCTCCTTTATCTGGTTCGCTGAAGGACGATTTCATGACTGACAGATCGCCGGGCCCGCACAGCCCCTGGTTGCTGCCCGACTCGGTTGAAGAACTGCTCCCGCCGGCGGCGGCCGCGCTGGAGCACCTGCGCCAGTCGAGTCTGGAGCGCTGCGCGCGCTGGGGCTATGAACTGGTGATGCCGCCGGTCATCGAGTACCTCGAGGCACTGCTCTCGGGTGTCGCCCACGATCTTGACCTGCAGACCTTCAAGCTCACCGATCAGATGAGCGGGCGAATGATGGGGGTGCGTGCTGATATTACGCCGCAGGCGGCGCGTATCGATGCCCACCAGCTGCGCCGCGAGGGGCCGGTGCGGCTGTGCTACAGCGGTACGGTGCTGCGCACCCGCGCCGAGGGGGGCGAAGGGTCGCGCAACCCGTTGCAGATGGGCGCCGAGCTGTACGGTCACGGCGGTATCGAGAGTGATGTCGAGGTCATCGGTCTGATGGCCGAGATCCTCAGTGCCGCCGGCATTGAGCCATTGCATGTCGACCTCGGTCACGTGGGTATCTTTCGTGGACTCTGCAGTGCCGCCGGCCTCGAGGGCGACGCCGAAGCGCGTCTGTGGGATGCCCTGCAGCGCAAATCCACCGCTGATATCGAGGCACTGCTGGGGGAATTCGACGTCGCTCCGGCCGATCATCGCCGGCTCTCGGCACTGGCGGGCCTGAGTGGCGGCGCGGAGGTCCTCACGGCGGCGGCGGAGGCTCTGGCCGGGGCCGGCGAACCCGTGGACGCCGCGCTCGAGGCGTTGACCCGAACCGCCGAGGCCCTTGCCGCGGCACGACCGGATATGACGCTGCACTTCGATCTGGGCGAACTGCGCGGCTATCGCTACCACACCGGAATCGTCTTCGCGGCCTACACGCCCGGGGTGTCCGGCGAGCTGGCCCGCGGCGGGCGCTATGACGACATCGGGGCGGTCTTCGGGCGTGGGCGGCCGGCCACCGGATTCAGCGCCGATCTCAAGGCGTTGCGGCGGGCCGCCGCAATGACCACCGACGATCTGCCGGGCGGCGGCGCCATTGCCGCGCCGTGGTCAGCGGACGAGGCGCTGCGCCGGCGCGTGGCGGCACTGCGCGAGGCCGGCGAAACGGTGATCTGGGCGCTGCCGGGACATCCCGGGGCAGCGGCCGGTCAAGGCTGCAATCGCCAGCTCGTACAGGCCGCCGGCGGCGACTGGCAGATCGAGACCATCGAATCAGCGGAGAACGAATGACAAAAAGTGTGGTGGTGATCGGCTCCCAGTGGGGGGACGAGGGAAAGGGCAAGATCGTGGACCTGCTCACCGATCGGGTATCGGCGGTGGCGCGCTTCCAGGGCGGGCATAACGCGGGCCATACCCTGGTGATCGACGGCCACAAGACCGTCCTGCATCTGATCCCCTCCGGCATCCTGCGCGACGGCGTGGAGTGTCTGATCGGCAATGGCGTCGTGATCTCGCCGGCGGCGCTCATGGACGAGCTCACCGCCCTCGAGGCCTCGGGTGTCCCGGCGCGCGAGCGCCTGCGCATCAGCCCGGCCTGCCCGGTGATCCTCCCCTCGCACATCGCCCTCGATCAGGCCCGCGAGCGGGCCCGCGGCAAGGCCGCCATCGGCACCACGGGGCGGGGCATCGGCCCCGCCTACGAGGACAAGGTGGCGCGGCGCGGCATCCGCATCGGCGATCTGTTCCAGCGCGAGTGCCTGGCCGCCAAGCTGGGCGAGCTGCTGGATTATCATAATTTCGTGCTCAAGCACTATTACGGCGAGGCCGGGCAGGACTTCCAGGCGATTCAGGAAGAGTGCCTGGCGATGGCCGCGGAGCTCGAGCCGATGGTGGCCGATATCTCCCATCGTCTGCACCGCTACCGGGCGGCGGGTGACAGCCTGCTGTTTGAGGGCGCGCAGGGCACACTGCTGGACATTGATCAGGGGACTTATCCCTACGTCACCTCATCCAACACCACCGCCGGCGCGGCCTCTACCGGCACCGGCGTGGGGCCGCTCGAGCTCGATTATGTGCTGGGGATCACCAAGGCCTATACCACCCGGGTGGGGGCAGGGCCATTTCCCACCGAGCTCTCGGATCAGCTGGGACGCCACCTGGCGGAGCGCGGCCACGAGTTCGGTTCCACCACCGGGCGCCCACGCCGCTGCGGCTGGTTTGATGCCGTGGCGATGCGCCGGGCGGCGCAGATCTCCAGCCTGTCGGGGCTATGCATGACCAAGCTCGATGTGCTCGACGAGCTGGACACACTGCGCATCTGTACCGGCTACCGCTGTGGCGCCCAGCGCAGCGATGTCCTGCCGGCCGGTGCCGAAGCGCTGGCGGAATGCGAGCCCGAGTATGTGGAAATGCCGGGCTGGAAGACCTCCACGCTGGGGATCCAGCGCTACGCGGATCTGCCCGCGGCGGCGCGGGATTATCTCGAGACCATCGAGCGGCTGTGTGGCGTGCCCGTGGACATCATCTCCACTGGGGCCGACCGGCGCGATACGATCATCCGGCGCCACCCCTTCGATCACTGAGACTGCCCACGATCGTCAGTAACGCGGCGATCAGAAAGCAGGCGCCACCCAGCCAGAGATGGATATTGGCCACGGCCGCGATCCAGGCCGGTGCCCGCTCGGGCGGTACGAAGGCGGTGACCGCGGCGGTCATGAAAAAAATGCAGCCGAGCAGGTTGACCGCCACGCTCCACCAGTCCCGAGACGCCGGCCGCCATGACCAGGCGCCGTGGCTTGTCGCCACAAAGGCGGTATAACCCGAGATCAGGAACAGCACCGATCCGATCATCCCCGGCACCCAGATCGTGACGTCCCGGTCGTACCAGCCGATGCCGGGGTAGATGGCATCAAACGTATTGACGTTGAAGGCGACGGTGCCCGCGAACTGGGTCACCGAGCTGAGCCAGGTCAGGCTTCGGGGGCGCCAGCCGACGAGCCGCACCCGCCTGGCCGGGCGATGTTCGCTGGCGGGCGAGGGATCGGATGCATTCGCGGCCTGGAAATTCTGCAGAAAGCCGCCGATCGTGAAGGGGATCGAGCCGAGGAAAAACACGATGGCGATCTGCGTGCCGGTGAGCGGATTGGTGACCAGCGAGAGGGCCGCCCCCAGCATGAACAGCAGCGAACCGACGGCAAAAAAGCCGGCGGTCCCGGCGTCGTAGCCGGGCGATTGCCAGAACCGCAGCGCCAACGGGAACCCCCTAGTGGTGAAACCCCGAGGCCTCGGCCTCGCCGAGCGGCACCTGAGCCGGATGCGCCTCCAGATGGGCGAGGGCGGACTGCATGTCGGCAACCAGCAGCTCGCAGAGATCGCGGCTCACGCCGTTACGCACCAGAATACGCTGGATCGCCTGATCATCGCAGGCCGGCGGCAGCGTGTAGGCCGGCACCTGCCAGCCGCGTGCCCGCAGCCGGTCGGCCAGATCGAACAGCGTGAACCCCGGATCCGTCCCGTCCCTGAGTTTCCATGAAACGGCCGGGATGCCGCGCGATCGATCGCCGTCGTAGATGATCTCGAAGGGGCCCATCGCCGCAATCTCGCCGGCGAGATAGGCCGCGGTGTCGTAACAGGCGCCATGCACCCGCGCGTAGCCCTCGCGGCCCAGGCGCACGAAGTTGTAGTACTGACACACGATCTGACCGCCGGGGCGGGAGAAGTTGAGCGCGATGTCCTTCATGTCGCCGCCCAGGTAGTTCACCCAGAAGATCATGTTCTCCGGCAGGTCGCTCTGCTCGCGCCACAGTACCCAGCCGACGCCGAGGGGGGCGAGACCGAATTTATGGCCCGAGGCATTGATCGAGCGCACCCGCGGGAGGGAAAAGTCCCAGACCAGATCCGGCGCGCAGAAGGGGGCGAGGAAGCCGCCACTGGCGCCATCGACATGAATCGGAATATCCAGCCCGGTGTCGCGCTCGAGCGCGTCGAGCGCATCGCTGATCGCCTTCACCGGTTCGAACTCGCCGGTGAAGGTGACCCCCAGCGTCGGGACCACGCCGATGGTGTTTTCGTCGCAGTGCCGGCGCACCTCCTCGGCGGTGAGGAGCCGGCGGCCGGGCGCCATGGGGACTTCGCGAAGCTCGATGTCCCAGTAGCGGGCGAACTTGTGCCAGCACACCTGCACCGGACCGGTGACGAGGTTGGGCCGCTCGGTACTCAGTCCCTTCGCCTTCCGCCCGGCTTCCCAGCGGCGTTTCATCGCCAGGCCACCGAGCATGGCGGCCTCACTCGAGCCGGTCGTTGAACAGCCGGTGGCCGGCCCGTCCGGGGCATGCCAGAGTTCGGCGAGCATCCGCACGCAGCGGGCCTCGATCTCCGCGGTCTGGGGATATTCGTCCTTGTCGACCATGTTCTTGTCGATGCACACGTCCATGAGGGCGTGGACCTCGGGTTCTTCCCAGGTCTGGCAGAAGGTGGCGAGGTTCTGTCTCGAGTTGCCGTCCAGCAGCAGCTCGTCGCGGATCGCGGAGCTGACGGCGCGGGGATCGGCGGTGGCCTCAGGGAATCGCGATTTCTCGAGCCCCATGGCGAGTGTGTGCGAAGCATAGAGCTCGTCATCGGAGCGGTCGGCACGGTCTGACATGGAATCAATTCCTTTCCATTGAATCGTCAAGCGTTCAATGGGCAAGTATTGATCAGGCAGGGGAGGGATTCAAATGCGAATCGAAGTCAGATGTGGTGCCGAGGAGAGGACTTGAACCTCCACGGGGTCTCCCCCACTAGCACCTGAAGCTAGCGCGTCTACCAATTCCGCCACCTCGGCATTGATGAGGCCGTCCTCAACAACGCAGCGAAGGGTACCGACGGGCCCCGAATCTGTCAACGAAATCGAGCATTCGCGTAGGCACCGTGACGCGCATGCCGTATCCTGTCGGCCATGACAGAAAAAGACACCGAAAGCGCGGATCCCTCCCGCGATCCGTATCTCGATCGCGAGAAAGGCAAGTACGAATCCCCGGTTCCCAGCCGGGAATACATCACCCAGCAACTCGAGGCCCAGGCCCGCCCCCTGTCCCGCAAGGACCTGGCCGAACTGTTCGGGCTGACCGACGAGGATGCGCTCGAGGGCCTGCGGCGGCGCCTCAAGGCCATGGAGCGTGACGGCCAGCTGGTGCGTAACCGGCGCAACGGCTATGTGGTGGTCGATAACCAGGAGCTGGTCCGCGGGCGCATCCGCTCATCGCCGGACGGCTCGGGGGTCGTCCATCCCGACCGTCCGGGGCCGAATGTCTATCTCGCCCCCCGCGAGATGCACCGGCTGCTCAACCGCGACCGGGTGGTGGTGCGACTGACCGGCGACGATGACGATGGCCGGCCCACCGGCGAACTGGTCGAGATCATCGAGCATGCCAATCAGGAAATCGCCGGGCGTTATTACGAGGAAAGCGGGATCGGCTTTGTGGTCCCCAACAACAAGCGCCTGCATCAGGATCTGATCATCCCCGGCGCGGACGCCAATGGCGCTGCCAACGGCGAGCTGGTGACCGCCGAAGTGGTCAGTCAGCCCTCGCAGCGCCGTCAGCCCATTGGCCGCATCATCGAGGTGTTCGGTACCCGCATCGCCCCGGGCGACGAGGTGGCGGTGGCGGCGCGCACCCACGGCATACCAGTGGAATGGCCCGACGAGGTGCTGGCCGAAGCCGCCGGCTTTGGCGACGAGGTGCCCGAGTCGAGCAAGGCGGGGCGCAAGGATCTGCGCCAGCTCCCGCTGGTGACCATCGACGGTGCCGATGCGCGTGACTTTGACGACGCGGTCTACTGCGAGCCCACCGCCAGCGGCTGGAAACTGATCGTGGCGATCGCCGATGTGGGCGCCTACGTCACGCCCGGCTCAGCGCTGGACACGGAGGCGGCAGAACGTGGCAATTCCTGCTATTTCCCGCGCAATGTCGTGCCCATGCTGCCGGAGAATCTCTCCAACGGACTGTGTTCGCTCAATCCCGGCGTCGACCGGCTGTGCATGGTCTGCGAAATGCAGATCGACCGCGAGGGTCAGCTCAAGCGCTCGCGGTTCTATGAGGGGCTGATGAAGTCGGCGGCGCGCCTGACCT containing:
- the hflX gene encoding ribosome rescue GTPase HflX, which codes for MFDRPGGGENAILVQVDDGVVDADEALREFEALAASAGAVVVARQTGRRRRPDPRTYLGGGKVDELREAMQAHGADLVLINHALSPVQERNLEHALQCRVLDRTGLILDIFAQRARSHEGKLQVELAQLRHLASRLVRGWSHLERQKGGIGLRGPGETQLELDRRMLGTRIRQLEKRLARVRQQRDQGRKARRQQDLPAVSLVGYTNAGKSTLFNRVAASGVYAADQLFATLDTTLRRIELPGGEAAVIADTVGFIRDLPPQLVAAFRSTLEEVVEAELLVHIIDAADPIREENAREVESVLEALGADEVPQLRVYNKIDARGVAPRIDRDDDGRPVAVWLSAATGAGLDLFHAAIAERVSAEQARGLIRLSPAEGRLRARFYALGDVLDERITEQGAIELVVELPARALARLHRHEGLTAELVPLTDANLPAGAVAH
- the hflK gene encoding FtsH protease activity modulator HflK — protein: MAWNEPGGNNRDPWSSGGGNRGGNQGPPDLDEAIRKAKQRLEGLFGKKTGGGRGSGGSDGGRGSGGPGLPSAKGIGIIVAVLVGVWLLSGIYIVDQGTRGVVTRFGAYQETAGPGPHWHWPYPISAVQTVDVSQRRRVTIGYQAVAAQQTRPVLSEALMLTEDENIVNVQLAVQYTISDAADFIFNFVQPEATLKSVTESALREIVGKRNMDFVITEGRTEVAQQTRELVVETMEGYNTGINVVEVVIQDAQPPEQVQPAFEDAIKAREDRERLINQAEAYRNEVIPRAQGQAARLTEEAQGYTARIVQNARGDASRFSQQQQAYAQAPRVTRDRLYIDTMERVLGNTGKVLIDNESSQQLMYLPLDRMMRSGGPSASNSGDTAGSSMNNTVSSNSSSSGSQSSSASSGSLRMRETR
- the hflC gene encoding protease modulator HflC; amino-acid sequence: MNRLSAIVAAVVLLLVIGITFGTFTVKETERALKFRLGEVVRTDFEPGLYFQIPFVNNVRKVDARVQTLDESPQRFLTSEQKNLIVDTFVKWRVEDVEQYYITVRASPREANLRLSEIVRDGLRAEFGKRTVQEVISGDRAEIMNLLTDAASQAGNSLGVSVLDVRLQRVDLPEGVSESVFNRMVAAREQVARQFRAEGQEEAERIRSAADRRREEILAEARREAEEVRGAADADATRIYADAYEADEEFYRFYRSLRAYENTFNDDTDMLVLSPDSEFFRYFDQLDSLTTSP
- a CDS encoding DUF2065 domain-containing protein — protein: MALLLIFEGILPFLSPRNLRRALFSIVQQNDKSLRLTGVASMLAGILLLYLVR
- a CDS encoding ATP phosphoribosyltransferase regulatory subunit, translating into MTDRSPGPHSPWLLPDSVEELLPPAAAALEHLRQSSLERCARWGYELVMPPVIEYLEALLSGVAHDLDLQTFKLTDQMSGRMMGVRADITPQAARIDAHQLRREGPVRLCYSGTVLRTRAEGGEGSRNPLQMGAELYGHGGIESDVEVIGLMAEILSAAGIEPLHVDLGHVGIFRGLCSAAGLEGDAEARLWDALQRKSTADIEALLGEFDVAPADHRRLSALAGLSGGAEVLTAAAEALAGAGEPVDAALEALTRTAEALAAARPDMTLHFDLGELRGYRYHTGIVFAAYTPGVSGELARGGRYDDIGAVFGRGRPATGFSADLKALRRAAAMTTDDLPGGGAIAAPWSADEALRRRVAALREAGETVIWALPGHPGAAAGQGCNRQLVQAAGGDWQIETIESAENE
- a CDS encoding adenylosuccinate synthase, with the translated sequence MTKSVVVIGSQWGDEGKGKIVDLLTDRVSAVARFQGGHNAGHTLVIDGHKTVLHLIPSGILRDGVECLIGNGVVISPAALMDELTALEASGVPARERLRISPACPVILPSHIALDQARERARGKAAIGTTGRGIGPAYEDKVARRGIRIGDLFQRECLAAKLGELLDYHNFVLKHYYGEAGQDFQAIQEECLAMAAELEPMVADISHRLHRYRAAGDSLLFEGAQGTLLDIDQGTYPYVTSSNTTAGAASTGTGVGPLELDYVLGITKAYTTRVGAGPFPTELSDQLGRHLAERGHEFGSTTGRPRRCGWFDAVAMRRAAQISSLSGLCMTKLDVLDELDTLRICTGYRCGAQRSDVLPAGAEALAECEPEYVEMPGWKTSTLGIQRYADLPAAARDYLETIERLCGVPVDIISTGADRRDTIIRRHPFDH
- a CDS encoding glutamate decarboxylase, with the protein product MSDRADRSDDELYASHTLAMGLEKSRFPEATADPRAVSSAIRDELLLDGNSRQNLATFCQTWEEPEVHALMDVCIDKNMVDKDEYPQTAEIEARCVRMLAELWHAPDGPATGCSTTGSSEAAMLGGLAMKRRWEAGRKAKGLSTERPNLVTGPVQVCWHKFARYWDIELREVPMAPGRRLLTAEEVRRHCDENTIGVVPTLGVTFTGEFEPVKAISDALDALERDTGLDIPIHVDGASGGFLAPFCAPDLVWDFSLPRVRSINASGHKFGLAPLGVGWVLWREQSDLPENMIFWVNYLGGDMKDIALNFSRPGGQIVCQYYNFVRLGREGYARVHGACYDTAAYLAGEIAAMGPFEIIYDGDRSRGIPAVSWKLRDGTDPGFTLFDLADRLRARGWQVPAYTLPPACDDQAIQRILVRNGVSRDLCELLVADMQSALAHLEAHPAQVPLGEAEASGFHH
- the rnr gene encoding ribonuclease R, whose protein sequence is MTEKDTESADPSRDPYLDREKGKYESPVPSREYITQQLEAQARPLSRKDLAELFGLTDEDALEGLRRRLKAMERDGQLVRNRRNGYVVVDNQELVRGRIRSSPDGSGVVHPDRPGPNVYLAPREMHRLLNRDRVVVRLTGDDDDGRPTGELVEIIEHANQEIAGRYYEESGIGFVVPNNKRLHQDLIIPGADANGAANGELVTAEVVSQPSQRRQPIGRIIEVFGTRIAPGDEVAVAARTHGIPVEWPDEVLAEAAGFGDEVPESSKAGRKDLRQLPLVTIDGADARDFDDAVYCEPTASGWKLIVAIADVGAYVTPGSALDTEAAERGNSCYFPRNVVPMLPENLSNGLCSLNPGVDRLCMVCEMQIDREGQLKRSRFYEGLMKSAARLTYEDVDAIHNERDPSLLREHEPLLKHIGDLYAVFDALRIDRQKRGAIDFNTSESVIEFDHQGQVADVHPAERTNAHRLIEECMVKANVATARFLRRHRIPSLYRVHEPPAEQRLKNLREFLAQTGLTLGGGDEPTAQDFSALMETVKQRPDRHFIESIMLRSMMAAEYRPDNAGHFGLALDAYAHFTSPIRRYPDLIVHRGIKHVLSKQPIEAFEYTEDQLVTVGEHCSMTDRRAEEATREALMTLKCRFMASRIGEEFTGVISGVTSFGLFVELDGLYVDGLIHITNLEQDFFHFDAIGHRLVGERTGKEYRLTDRIRVRLAQVNVDDGKIDFDPIAHPLGPDGEPLGDSAGSRSKGNGKGRDKGKDRSKSGGKSRNGRRSESRNRRRRG